One stretch of Ktedonobacteraceae bacterium DNA includes these proteins:
- a CDS encoding bifunctional aldolase/short-chain dehydrogenase: MENNSTATTLAQLVARSRKLGADRSIANWGGGNTSAKAEEIDFRGRRTRVLWVKGSGSDLATVTEASFTGLYLDDVLPLLERGRMSDTEMVEYLAHCFYEPGRPRPSIEALLHGFLPFTHVDHTHADATNYFACAEGGEQLARDCFGDALIWIPYRRPGYGLAREVALAVRANPHAKLVILAKHGLITWGESDEECYNSTLATIVQARNFVEERIARADRRVFGGPRVPALPAGERHDIAAQVAPVLRGLVSAEKHQILRFEDGEDVLTFASSQDAPRLTKIGAACPDHLVHTKPWPLLVEWAPDQPLEALLEVLRTGVAAYVEQYRRYLQANAQQNLDPDAATPIYRAGDAVANPHPRVILIPGVGMFTTGRDAMMAGVSAQLYHRAIAVMRGAEACGGFISLNDAESYAVEYWPLEQFKLKLVPPEREFARHVALVTGAAGGIGSAVCWRLAQDGAHIVATDIDLAGAEQLAAYLNSHFGSGRAVAVKMDVTNEASVQAAFKQAALAFGGIDIIVNNAGLASSAPVTGTSLAEWNKNWNVLATGYFLVAREGFRLMQAQGRGGNLVFVASKNALVAGKNAAAYSTAKAAEAHLARCLAEEGGQFGIRVNTVNPDAVLAGSRIWNSTWRQERAATYGVAPDQLEEVYRKRTTLGVNILPEDIAEAVAFFASPTRSIKSTGNILNVDGGIAAAYPR, encoded by the coding sequence ATGGAAAATAACTCAACAGCAACGACGCTCGCGCAACTGGTAGCGCGTTCGCGCAAGCTGGGAGCTGATCGCTCTATCGCCAACTGGGGAGGAGGCAATACCTCGGCCAAGGCAGAGGAAATCGACTTCCGGGGGCGTCGAACGCGCGTCCTGTGGGTCAAAGGCTCAGGCTCGGATTTAGCAACCGTCACGGAGGCCTCATTTACCGGGCTGTACCTGGACGATGTGCTTCCTCTATTGGAACGCGGCCGCATGAGCGATACGGAGATGGTCGAGTACCTGGCCCATTGCTTCTATGAGCCGGGCAGGCCACGCCCATCCATCGAGGCGCTCTTGCATGGATTCCTGCCATTTACGCATGTTGACCATACACACGCGGATGCAACGAATTATTTCGCCTGTGCGGAGGGCGGCGAACAACTCGCACGAGACTGTTTTGGCGATGCGTTGATCTGGATTCCCTATCGCCGTCCCGGTTACGGCCTGGCGCGCGAAGTCGCTCTGGCGGTGCGTGCCAATCCGCACGCGAAGCTCGTCATTCTTGCTAAGCATGGACTCATCACCTGGGGCGAAAGCGATGAGGAATGCTACAACTCGACTCTCGCAACCATCGTCCAGGCACGGAACTTCGTCGAGGAACGGATCGCCCGTGCTGATAGGCGAGTCTTTGGCGGCCCGCGTGTTCCTGCACTTCCAGCCGGAGAACGGCATGATATCGCGGCGCAGGTTGCTCCGGTCTTACGCGGACTGGTTTCCGCCGAGAAACACCAGATCTTACGCTTTGAAGATGGTGAAGATGTGCTTACCTTCGCCAGCAGTCAGGATGCACCGCGATTGACGAAGATTGGCGCGGCCTGTCCCGATCACCTGGTGCATACCAAACCCTGGCCGCTCCTCGTCGAGTGGGCGCCCGATCAGCCTCTCGAGGCGCTACTGGAAGTCTTGCGTACTGGAGTGGCGGCCTATGTGGAGCAGTATCGCCGCTACCTGCAAGCCAACGCGCAGCAGAACCTCGATCCCGACGCGGCAACACCAATCTATCGTGCGGGGGACGCGGTCGCCAATCCACATCCTCGCGTGATCCTGATTCCTGGCGTTGGCATGTTCACCACCGGCAGGGATGCTATGATGGCCGGTGTCTCTGCCCAGCTCTACCACCGGGCTATCGCTGTGATGCGTGGAGCAGAGGCCTGTGGTGGCTTCATCTCGCTCAATGATGCCGAAAGCTACGCGGTCGAATACTGGCCCCTGGAACAATTCAAGCTGAAACTGGTCCCACCGGAGCGCGAATTCGCCCGCCACGTGGCGCTGGTGACCGGGGCGGCAGGAGGTATTGGTTCCGCGGTCTGCTGGCGCCTGGCCCAGGATGGAGCGCATATCGTCGCTACCGACATTGACCTGGCAGGCGCGGAACAACTGGCCGCATACCTCAATTCACACTTCGGTTCGGGGCGCGCCGTAGCGGTGAAGATGGATGTGACCAACGAAGCCAGCGTACAGGCAGCATTTAAGCAAGCCGCGCTGGCTTTTGGCGGTATTGACATCATTGTCAACAATGCCGGGCTGGCCTCCAGCGCACCAGTTACCGGGACGAGCCTGGCGGAGTGGAACAAGAACTGGAACGTGCTGGCGACCGGGTATTTCCTGGTGGCGCGTGAAGGCTTCCGGCTGATGCAAGCGCAGGGACGGGGAGGTAACCTGGTCTTTGTCGCCAGTAAGAACGCGCTTGTGGCCGGAAAGAATGCCGCTGCGTATTCGACTGCCAAAGCTGCCGAAGCGCACCTGGCGCGCTGCCTGGCAGAAGAAGGCGGCCAGTTCGGCATTCGCGTGAATACAGTGAATCCCGATGCGGTGCTGGCCGGGTCGCGCATCTGGAATAGCACCTGGCGACAGGAGCGGGCCGCGACATATGGGGTAGCTCCCGATCAGCTTGAAGAGGTGTATCGCAAGCGCACGACGCTGGGTGTCAATATCCTGCCGGAGGATATCGCCGAGGCGGTGGCCTTCTTCGCTTCCCCCACACGATCCATCAAAAGCACCGGCAACATCCTCAATGTGGATGGCGGCATCGCAGCTGCCTATCCACGCTGA
- the rhaI gene encoding L-rhamnose isomerase translates to MNDSLGKQNRDIEAVLEKIQAFTIETPSWGYGDSGTRFKVFHWPGAATTLREKLDDAAEVQRVTGICPSVAIHIPWDKEDDWQAVKEYASTLGLRIGAVNPNLFQDDVYRLGSLCHFDKQVRQRAIAHVIECIQIAQEVGSDIISLWLADGTNYPGQDDLRRRRHRLLESLQAIYAALPADMRLLLEYKFFEPAFYSTDLPDWGTSLLMAQKLGPQAEVLVDTGHHPQGTNIAQIVAQLLDEGRLGGFHFNDRRYADDDLIAGSNNPFELFCIFNEITGAASEGNANAGRIAYMIDQSHNIEPKIEAMIQSVVNIQTAYVKALLVDRVALREAQEAGDVLGGYRVFQQAYETDVRPLLAEFRVRQGRNPDPIADFRASGYAERVARERVGHAMGSGYPGA, encoded by the coding sequence ATGAATGACAGTTTAGGGAAACAAAATCGAGACATCGAAGCTGTGTTAGAGAAAATTCAGGCATTTACCATCGAGACGCCCTCCTGGGGTTATGGTGATTCGGGCACGCGCTTCAAGGTGTTTCACTGGCCTGGAGCGGCCACAACGCTGCGTGAAAAGTTGGATGATGCAGCTGAGGTGCAGAGAGTTACCGGCATCTGTCCCAGCGTCGCCATCCATATTCCCTGGGACAAGGAAGATGACTGGCAGGCGGTGAAGGAATATGCGAGTACTCTTGGTCTGCGGATTGGCGCGGTCAATCCGAATCTCTTTCAGGATGACGTGTATCGCCTCGGCAGCCTGTGTCATTTCGATAAGCAGGTGCGGCAGCGAGCTATCGCGCATGTGATCGAGTGCATCCAGATCGCGCAGGAGGTTGGCTCGGACATTATCAGCTTATGGTTGGCTGACGGCACTAACTATCCTGGACAGGATGACCTGCGTCGCCGCCGCCATCGCTTGCTGGAATCCTTACAGGCCATCTACGCTGCTTTGCCCGCTGATATGCGCCTCTTGCTTGAGTACAAATTCTTCGAGCCGGCGTTTTATTCCACCGACCTGCCGGATTGGGGCACCTCGCTACTGATGGCGCAGAAGCTGGGTCCGCAGGCAGAGGTACTGGTGGATACCGGCCACCACCCGCAAGGAACCAATATTGCGCAGATCGTGGCGCAGTTGCTCGATGAGGGACGGCTGGGCGGCTTCCACTTCAACGACCGTCGCTATGCCGATGATGACCTGATCGCCGGTTCGAACAATCCTTTCGAACTCTTCTGCATCTTCAATGAGATCACCGGCGCGGCGAGTGAGGGTAACGCCAACGCCGGTCGCATCGCATATATGATCGATCAATCGCACAATATCGAGCCCAAGATCGAGGCCATGATCCAGAGCGTCGTAAACATCCAGACTGCCTATGTCAAGGCGCTATTGGTGGATCGCGTGGCCTTGCGCGAGGCCCAGGAAGCCGGTGATGTGCTGGGTGGATATCGCGTATTCCAGCAAGCTTACGAAACAGATGTGCGACCCCTGCTGGCCGAATTCCGAGTTCGACAAGGACGCAATCCCGACCCCATTGCGGATTTTCGTGCCAGTGGATACGCCGAACGTGTGGCGCGGGAGCGAGTTGGTCATGCGATGGGTAGTGGGTATCCAGGGGCTTAG
- a CDS encoding VOC family protein: protein MLARLDHFQLLSEAPERLVAFYQDIMGMTTEAIDHDLWLCQGPQRRLLVGRGRSNTLGFGAYRCETRDDLSALRTRLLRQEVQLEPSPSPLFSTDAFSFSDPDGNRLVFGLPGQQPDHRSSEPALTGRLQHLVLASENAEPLVRFYSDIVGLAISDKMLDGTAVAACWMRADEDREHHSFAIFRTAKKGIDHHSYEVGDWMLIRDWADYLASKGVKLVWGPGRHGPGNNLFIFVLDPDGNRIELSAELELVEPGRPAGIWPKEPDTLNRWGEAFMRS from the coding sequence ATGCTAGCTCGACTCGACCACTTTCAACTCTTAAGTGAAGCGCCCGAGAGACTCGTGGCCTTCTATCAGGATATCATGGGCATGACCACCGAGGCTATTGATCATGATCTATGGCTTTGCCAGGGGCCGCAACGGCGCCTGCTAGTTGGACGAGGTAGATCGAATACACTGGGATTCGGTGCCTACCGGTGCGAAACCCGAGATGATCTGTCGGCGTTACGCACCAGGCTCCTGAGACAGGAAGTGCAACTGGAACCATCACCGAGTCCACTCTTTTCAACAGACGCCTTTTCCTTCTCCGACCCTGATGGGAATCGCCTGGTCTTTGGTCTTCCAGGGCAACAGCCGGATCATAGGAGTTCGGAGCCCGCTCTTACAGGACGGCTGCAACACCTGGTCCTGGCAAGCGAGAATGCTGAGCCGTTGGTACGTTTCTACAGTGATATCGTTGGCCTGGCAATCTCTGATAAAATGCTCGATGGTACGGCAGTTGCTGCCTGCTGGATGCGAGCGGATGAGGACAGGGAACACCACTCGTTCGCCATCTTCCGCACGGCAAAGAAAGGGATCGATCATCACTCCTACGAGGTCGGCGACTGGATGCTCATTCGCGATTGGGCGGACTACCTGGCATCGAAGGGTGTCAAGCTCGTCTGGGGACCTGGACGGCACGGGCCCGGAAACAACCTCTTCATCTTTGTGCTTGATCCTGATGGAAATCGCATCGAACTGTCGGCGGAACTGGAACTGGTTGAGCCAGGGCGACCGGCCGGCATCTGGCCAAAGGAACCGGATACGCTCAACCGGTGGGGAGAAGCGTTCATGAGAAGCTGA